A genomic segment from Sparus aurata chromosome 10, fSpaAur1.1, whole genome shotgun sequence encodes:
- the ppargc1a gene encoding peroxisome proliferator-activated receptor gamma coactivator 1-alpha isoform X7 has protein sequence MDGYARTEDELFSPCLLNLTWESCYEQCAALVGEDQPLCPDLPELDLSELDVSDLDADSFLGGLKWYSDQSEIISAQYGNEASNLFEKIDEENEANLLAVLTETLDSIPVDEDGLPSFEALADGDVTNASDRSCPSSPDGSPRTPEPEEPSLLKKLLLAPANSQLSYNQYTGGKAQNHAASSNHRIRPPPAVVKTESPWNGKARGGSSQQNRPVRRPCTELLKYLTATDDILLHTKASEAKSTWGGAGSRDKSGLGLGASSSSSSPSSSSTSSFSSLSSTTSSTSSTASKKKSAVPSQQQQQQQQQQPPQQHHQRAKPTTLPLPLTPESPNDHKGSPFENKTIERTLSVEIAGTPGLTPPTTPPHKASQENPFKASLKTKLSSCSSSALACKRARLGELGPGALAPASGASGGGPTRKGPEQTELYAQLSKASTALPYSATQHTVGGGLEEHRGTGNNKRAASRGYSDHDYCQASASTKKDGGTATVTMTTAAMKATSGATAASVPTAGKVEDRHVECKDSAMPLSSSSPSSTCSPLSASSGPLAKQQNFTSVDGKAAWVQELGKQTLTQTTQNPEATTDGDQHHLSATSRKLLCDKEIRAELNKHFGHPLHALYSQGGQEKEPGSKANKAAAPKSLVEEDGCYSQKLPGSSYLHPGFLPFHEELELGEGRESRFLYPWEGTPLDLLFDCPPCSPSCSPPSSCSPSRGSISPPSSLLLSPSRPFCWTSSGSRSRSRSHSGSRSSSSHYRRRSLSSSPDRRPSSWSRHNTDPSTFRSRTHKSPHPQSRSPLSRRPRYDSYEEYQHERLKREEYRRDYEKREFERAEQRERQKQKAIEERRVVYVGRLRSDCTRTELKRRFEVFGEIEECAVNLRDDGDNFGFITYRYTCDAFAALENGHTLRRSNEPQFELCFGGQKQFCKSHYTDLDSHSDDFDPASTKSKYDSMDFDSLLREAQRSLRR, from the exons AAGATAGATGAAGAAAATGAGGCCAACTTGCTGGCAGTGCTTACAGAGACCCTGGACAGCATCCCGGTGGATGAGGACGGATTGCCTTCGTTTGAGGCCCTGGCAGATGGGGACGTGACCAATGCCAGTGACCGGAGCTGTCCCTCCTCCCCTGACGGCTCGCCACGCACCCCAGAGCCCGAGGAGCCTTCTCTG CTGAAGAAGCTCCTTCTGGCACCCGCAAACTCCCAGCTCAGCTATAATCAATACACAGGTGGCAAGGCACAGAACCATGCAGCCAGCAGCAACCACCGGATCAGACCACCACCTGCCGTCGTCAAG acGGAGAGCCCCTGGAATGGCAAAGCAAGAGGGGGCTCCAGCCAACAGAACCGCCCGGTGAGGCGGCCTTGCACTGAGCTGCTGAAATACCTGACAGCCACTGATGACATCCTGCTCCACACCAAAGCCAGTGAAGCCAAGAGCACCTGGGGGGGTGCCGGTAGCAGAGACAAGAGTGGCCTGGGTCTTGGcgcgtcttcctcctcctcctcgccgtCCTCGTCATCCACCTCCTcgttctcctccctctcttccacCACGTCTTCCACTTCCTCAACCGCCTccaagaagaagtcagctgtaCCAtctcaacaacagcagcagcagcagcagcagcagccgccgcaGCAGCATCACCAGCGAG CCAAACCAACCACCTTGCCACTTCCTTTGACCCCAGAGTCTCCAAA TGACCACAAGGGATCACCGTTTGAGAACAAAACCATTGAACGCACATTAAGTGTGGAGATTGCTGGAACCCCAG GTCTGACACCACCTACCACGCCCCCACACAAAGCCAGTCAAGAGAATCCTTTCAAAGCATCGCTCAAAACCAAGTTGTCTTCATGTTCCTCCTCAGCCTTGGCATGCAAAAGAGCCAGGCTGGGCGAGTTGGGCCCCGGCGCTCTGGCCCCGGCCTCAGGTGCCTCAGGCGGGGGCCCCACAAGGAAGGGTCCCGAACAGACTGAGCTCTATGCCCAGCTGAGCAAAGCGTCCACCGCCCTCCCTTACTCCGCCACCCAACACACAGTGGGGGGTGGCCTTGAGGAGCATCGCGGCACTGGGAACAATAAGCGGGCGGCATCCCGTGGCTACAGTGACCATGACTATTGCCAGGCATCAGCTAGCACTAAGAAGGATGGCGGCACAGCCACTGTTACCATGACTACAGCAGCGATGAAGGCTACCTCAGGTGCCACTGCTGCTTCCGTGCCTACTGCAGGCAAAGTGGAGGACAGGCATGTCGAATGTAAGGACTCAGCCATGCCACTGTCctcttcatcaccttcatctaCTTGTTCTCCATTATCAGCTTCATCTGGTCCTCTGGCTAAGCAGCAGAATTTCACCTCTGTGGATGGAAAAGCAGCCTGGGTCCAGGAGTTGGGGAAGCAGACCCTTACTCAAACCACCCAGAACCCAGAGGCCACTACTGACGGGGACCAACATCATCTTTCTGCCACCAGCCGAAAGCTCCTGTGTGACAAGGAGATCAGAGCAGAACTCAATAAGCACTTTGGCCACCCCTTACACGCCCTTTACAGCCAGGGTGGCCAGGAGAAAGAACCAGGCAGCAAGGCGAACAAGGCTGCAGCCCCGAAGTCCCTTGTGGAGGAGGATGGCTGCTACTCCCAGAAGCTGCCTGGCTCCAGCTACCTGCACCCAGGCTTCCTGCCCTTCCACGAAGAGCTGGAGCTGGGCGAGGGCCGTGAGAGTCGCTTCCTCTACCCGTGGGAGGGCACCCCGCTGGACCTACTTTTTGACTGCCCcccctgctctccctcctgttCCCCACCATCCAGCTGCTCCCCTTCGCGAGGCTCCATCTCCCCaccgtcctccctcctcctttcgCCCAGTAGGCCTTTCTGCTGGACCAGCAGCGGCTCCCGCTCCCGCTCTCGTTCCCACTCCGGCTCCCGCAGCTCCTCCTCGCACTACCGGAGGCGCTCTCTCTCCAGCTCACCTGACAGACGCCCCTCCTCCTG GTCCCGTCACAACACAGACCCAAGCACTTTTCGTTCCAGGACTCACAAGAGCCCCCACCCTCAGTCTCGATCTCCTCTCAGCCGCAGGCCAag GTATGACAGCTACGAGGAGTACCAGCACGAGAGGCTGAAGAGGGAGGAGTACCGCCGGGACTACGAGAAGCGGGAGTTTGAAAGGGccgagcagagagagaggcaaaagcaaaaagcaatA gaggagagacgggTGGTGTACGTGGGGCGACTGAGGTCCGACTGCACCCGGACAGAGTTGAAGCGCCGCTTTGAAGTCTTTGGCGAAATTGAAGAATGTGCAGTGAACTTGAGGGACGATGG GGACAATTTTGGCTTCATCACATACCGCTACACTTGCGACGCCTTCGCCGCCCTTGAGAACGGACACACCTTACGCAGGTCAAACGAGCCTCAGTTCGAGCTGTGCTTTGGCGGGCAAAAGCAGTTCTGCAAATCACATTACACAGACTTGG ACTCCCATTCGGACGACTTTGATCCAGCCTCCACAAAAAGCAAGTATGACTCCATGGATTTTGACAGCTTGCTGAGGGAGGCCCAGCGCAGCCTGAGAAGGTAA
- the ppargc1a gene encoding peroxisome proliferator-activated receptor gamma coactivator 1-alpha isoform X10, protein MAWDRCNQDSVWRELECAALVGEDQPLCPDLPELDLSELDVSDLDADSFLGGLKWYSDQSEIISAQYGNEASNLFEIDEENEANLLAVLTETLDSIPVDEDGLPSFEALADGDVTNASDRSCPSSPDGSPRTPEPEEPSLLKKLLLAPANSQLSYNQYTGGKAQNHAASSNHRIRPPPAVVKTESPWNGKARGGSSQQNRPVRRPCTELLKYLTATDDILLHTKASEAKSTWGGAGSRDKSGLGLGASSSSSSPSSSSTSSFSSLSSTTSSTSSTASKKKSAVPSQQQQQQQQQQPPQQHHQRAKPTTLPLPLTPESPNDHKGSPFENKTIERTLSVEIAGTPGLTPPTTPPHKASQENPFKASLKTKLSSCSSSALACKRARLGELGPGALAPASGASGGGPTRKGPEQTELYAQLSKASTALPYSATQHTVGGGLEEHRGTGNNKRAASRGYSDHDYCQASASTKKDGGTATVTMTTAAMKATSGATAASVPTAGKVEDRHVECKDSAMPLSSSSPSSTCSPLSASSGPLAKQQNFTSVDGKAAWVQELGKQTLTQTTQNPEATTDGDQHHLSATSRKLLCDKEIRAELNKHFGHPLHALYSQGGQEKEPGSKANKAAAPKSLVEEDGCYSQKLPGSSYLHPGFLPFHEELELGEGRESRFLYPWEGTPLDLLFDCPPCSPSCSPPSSCSPSRGSISPPSSLLLSPSRPFCWTSSGSRSRSRSHSGSRSSSSHYRRRSLSSSPDRRPSSWSRHNTDPSTFRSRTHKSPHPQSRSPLSRRPRYDSYEEYQHERLKREEYRRDYEKREFERAEQRERQKQKAIEERRVVYVGRLRSDCTRTELKRRFEVFGEIEECAVNLRDDGDNFGFITYRYTCDAFAALENGHTLRRSNEPQFELCFGGQKQFCKSHYTDLDSHSDDFDPASTKSKYDSMDFDSLLREAQRSLRR, encoded by the exons ATAGATGAAGAAAATGAGGCCAACTTGCTGGCAGTGCTTACAGAGACCCTGGACAGCATCCCGGTGGATGAGGACGGATTGCCTTCGTTTGAGGCCCTGGCAGATGGGGACGTGACCAATGCCAGTGACCGGAGCTGTCCCTCCTCCCCTGACGGCTCGCCACGCACCCCAGAGCCCGAGGAGCCTTCTCTG CTGAAGAAGCTCCTTCTGGCACCCGCAAACTCCCAGCTCAGCTATAATCAATACACAGGTGGCAAGGCACAGAACCATGCAGCCAGCAGCAACCACCGGATCAGACCACCACCTGCCGTCGTCAAG acGGAGAGCCCCTGGAATGGCAAAGCAAGAGGGGGCTCCAGCCAACAGAACCGCCCGGTGAGGCGGCCTTGCACTGAGCTGCTGAAATACCTGACAGCCACTGATGACATCCTGCTCCACACCAAAGCCAGTGAAGCCAAGAGCACCTGGGGGGGTGCCGGTAGCAGAGACAAGAGTGGCCTGGGTCTTGGcgcgtcttcctcctcctcctcgccgtCCTCGTCATCCACCTCCTcgttctcctccctctcttccacCACGTCTTCCACTTCCTCAACCGCCTccaagaagaagtcagctgtaCCAtctcaacaacagcagcagcagcagcagcagcagccgccgcaGCAGCATCACCAGCGAG CCAAACCAACCACCTTGCCACTTCCTTTGACCCCAGAGTCTCCAAA TGACCACAAGGGATCACCGTTTGAGAACAAAACCATTGAACGCACATTAAGTGTGGAGATTGCTGGAACCCCAG GTCTGACACCACCTACCACGCCCCCACACAAAGCCAGTCAAGAGAATCCTTTCAAAGCATCGCTCAAAACCAAGTTGTCTTCATGTTCCTCCTCAGCCTTGGCATGCAAAAGAGCCAGGCTGGGCGAGTTGGGCCCCGGCGCTCTGGCCCCGGCCTCAGGTGCCTCAGGCGGGGGCCCCACAAGGAAGGGTCCCGAACAGACTGAGCTCTATGCCCAGCTGAGCAAAGCGTCCACCGCCCTCCCTTACTCCGCCACCCAACACACAGTGGGGGGTGGCCTTGAGGAGCATCGCGGCACTGGGAACAATAAGCGGGCGGCATCCCGTGGCTACAGTGACCATGACTATTGCCAGGCATCAGCTAGCACTAAGAAGGATGGCGGCACAGCCACTGTTACCATGACTACAGCAGCGATGAAGGCTACCTCAGGTGCCACTGCTGCTTCCGTGCCTACTGCAGGCAAAGTGGAGGACAGGCATGTCGAATGTAAGGACTCAGCCATGCCACTGTCctcttcatcaccttcatctaCTTGTTCTCCATTATCAGCTTCATCTGGTCCTCTGGCTAAGCAGCAGAATTTCACCTCTGTGGATGGAAAAGCAGCCTGGGTCCAGGAGTTGGGGAAGCAGACCCTTACTCAAACCACCCAGAACCCAGAGGCCACTACTGACGGGGACCAACATCATCTTTCTGCCACCAGCCGAAAGCTCCTGTGTGACAAGGAGATCAGAGCAGAACTCAATAAGCACTTTGGCCACCCCTTACACGCCCTTTACAGCCAGGGTGGCCAGGAGAAAGAACCAGGCAGCAAGGCGAACAAGGCTGCAGCCCCGAAGTCCCTTGTGGAGGAGGATGGCTGCTACTCCCAGAAGCTGCCTGGCTCCAGCTACCTGCACCCAGGCTTCCTGCCCTTCCACGAAGAGCTGGAGCTGGGCGAGGGCCGTGAGAGTCGCTTCCTCTACCCGTGGGAGGGCACCCCGCTGGACCTACTTTTTGACTGCCCcccctgctctccctcctgttCCCCACCATCCAGCTGCTCCCCTTCGCGAGGCTCCATCTCCCCaccgtcctccctcctcctttcgCCCAGTAGGCCTTTCTGCTGGACCAGCAGCGGCTCCCGCTCCCGCTCTCGTTCCCACTCCGGCTCCCGCAGCTCCTCCTCGCACTACCGGAGGCGCTCTCTCTCCAGCTCACCTGACAGACGCCCCTCCTCCTG GTCCCGTCACAACACAGACCCAAGCACTTTTCGTTCCAGGACTCACAAGAGCCCCCACCCTCAGTCTCGATCTCCTCTCAGCCGCAGGCCAag GTATGACAGCTACGAGGAGTACCAGCACGAGAGGCTGAAGAGGGAGGAGTACCGCCGGGACTACGAGAAGCGGGAGTTTGAAAGGGccgagcagagagagaggcaaaagcaaaaagcaatA gaggagagacgggTGGTGTACGTGGGGCGACTGAGGTCCGACTGCACCCGGACAGAGTTGAAGCGCCGCTTTGAAGTCTTTGGCGAAATTGAAGAATGTGCAGTGAACTTGAGGGACGATGG GGACAATTTTGGCTTCATCACATACCGCTACACTTGCGACGCCTTCGCCGCCCTTGAGAACGGACACACCTTACGCAGGTCAAACGAGCCTCAGTTCGAGCTGTGCTTTGGCGGGCAAAAGCAGTTCTGCAAATCACATTACACAGACTTGG ACTCCCATTCGGACGACTTTGATCCAGCCTCCACAAAAAGCAAGTATGACTCCATGGATTTTGACAGCTTGCTGAGGGAGGCCCAGCGCAGCCTGAGAAGGTAA
- the ppargc1a gene encoding peroxisome proliferator-activated receptor gamma coactivator 1-alpha isoform X4, giving the protein MAWDRCNQDSVWRELECAALVGEDQPLCPDLPELDLSELDVSDLDADSFLGGLKWYSDQSEIISAQYGNEASNLFEKIDEENEANLLAVLTETLDSIPVDEDGLPSFEALADGDVTNASDRSCPSSPDGSPRTPEPEEPSLLKKLLLAPANSQLSYNQYTGGKAQNHAASSNHRIRPPPAVVKTESPWNGKARGGSSQQNRPVRRPCTELLKYLTATDDILLHTKASEAKSTWGGAGSRDKSGLGLGASSSSSSPSSSSTSSFSSLSSTTSSTSSTASKKKSAVPSQQQQQQQQQQPPQQHHQRGESRAAGECSVAGVGAGKWQRCSHDDGFEESEGASIPVGHRTSTCGHARPKLEHGPPSEEGRPPGDVGRLAAARFISDHKGSPFENKTIERTLSVEIAGTPGLTPPTTPPHKASQENPFKASLKTKLSSCSSSALACKRARLGELGPGALAPASGASGGGPTRKGPEQTELYAQLSKASTALPYSATQHTVGGGLEEHRGTGNNKRAASRGYSDHDYCQASASTKKDGGTATVTMTTAAMKATSGATAASVPTAGKVEDRHVECKDSAMPLSSSSPSSTCSPLSASSGPLAKQQNFTSVDGKAAWVQELGKQTLTQTTQNPEATTDGDQHHLSATSRKLLCDKEIRAELNKHFGHPLHALYSQGGQEKEPGSKANKAAAPKSLVEEDGCYSQKLPGSSYLHPGFLPFHEELELGEGRESRFLYPWEGTPLDLLFDCPPCSPSCSPPSSCSPSRGSISPPSSLLLSPSRPFCWTSSGSRSRSRSHSGSRSSSSHYRRRSLSSSPDRRPSSWSRHNTDPSTFRSRTHKSPHPQSRSPLSRRPRYDSYEEYQHERLKREEYRRDYEKREFERAEQRERQKQKAIEERRVVYVGRLRSDCTRTELKRRFEVFGEIEECAVNLRDDGDNFGFITYRYTCDAFAALENGHTLRRSNEPQFELCFGGQKQFCKSHYTDLDSHSDDFDPASTKSKYDSMDFDSLLREAQRSLRR; this is encoded by the exons AAGATAGATGAAGAAAATGAGGCCAACTTGCTGGCAGTGCTTACAGAGACCCTGGACAGCATCCCGGTGGATGAGGACGGATTGCCTTCGTTTGAGGCCCTGGCAGATGGGGACGTGACCAATGCCAGTGACCGGAGCTGTCCCTCCTCCCCTGACGGCTCGCCACGCACCCCAGAGCCCGAGGAGCCTTCTCTG CTGAAGAAGCTCCTTCTGGCACCCGCAAACTCCCAGCTCAGCTATAATCAATACACAGGTGGCAAGGCACAGAACCATGCAGCCAGCAGCAACCACCGGATCAGACCACCACCTGCCGTCGTCAAG acGGAGAGCCCCTGGAATGGCAAAGCAAGAGGGGGCTCCAGCCAACAGAACCGCCCGGTGAGGCGGCCTTGCACTGAGCTGCTGAAATACCTGACAGCCACTGATGACATCCTGCTCCACACCAAAGCCAGTGAAGCCAAGAGCACCTGGGGGGGTGCCGGTAGCAGAGACAAGAGTGGCCTGGGTCTTGGcgcgtcttcctcctcctcctcgccgtCCTCGTCATCCACCTCCTcgttctcctccctctcttccacCACGTCTTCCACTTCCTCAACCGCCTccaagaagaagtcagctgtaCCAtctcaacaacagcagcagcagcagcagcagcagccgccgcaGCAGCATCACCAGCGAGGTGAGAGCCGGGCTGCAGGCGAGTGTAGTGTGGCTGGTGTTGGGGCTGGGAAGTGGCAGCGTTGCAGTCACGATGACGGGTTTGAGGAGTCGGAGGGTGCCTCTATCCCTGTCGGCCACAGAACCTCCACCTGCGGCCATGCCCGCCCCAAACTGGAGCACGGGCCGCCCAGTGAAGAAGGAAGGCCGCCAGGCGATGTGGGCCGCCTGGCCGCCGCTAGGTTTATTAG TGACCACAAGGGATCACCGTTTGAGAACAAAACCATTGAACGCACATTAAGTGTGGAGATTGCTGGAACCCCAG GTCTGACACCACCTACCACGCCCCCACACAAAGCCAGTCAAGAGAATCCTTTCAAAGCATCGCTCAAAACCAAGTTGTCTTCATGTTCCTCCTCAGCCTTGGCATGCAAAAGAGCCAGGCTGGGCGAGTTGGGCCCCGGCGCTCTGGCCCCGGCCTCAGGTGCCTCAGGCGGGGGCCCCACAAGGAAGGGTCCCGAACAGACTGAGCTCTATGCCCAGCTGAGCAAAGCGTCCACCGCCCTCCCTTACTCCGCCACCCAACACACAGTGGGGGGTGGCCTTGAGGAGCATCGCGGCACTGGGAACAATAAGCGGGCGGCATCCCGTGGCTACAGTGACCATGACTATTGCCAGGCATCAGCTAGCACTAAGAAGGATGGCGGCACAGCCACTGTTACCATGACTACAGCAGCGATGAAGGCTACCTCAGGTGCCACTGCTGCTTCCGTGCCTACTGCAGGCAAAGTGGAGGACAGGCATGTCGAATGTAAGGACTCAGCCATGCCACTGTCctcttcatcaccttcatctaCTTGTTCTCCATTATCAGCTTCATCTGGTCCTCTGGCTAAGCAGCAGAATTTCACCTCTGTGGATGGAAAAGCAGCCTGGGTCCAGGAGTTGGGGAAGCAGACCCTTACTCAAACCACCCAGAACCCAGAGGCCACTACTGACGGGGACCAACATCATCTTTCTGCCACCAGCCGAAAGCTCCTGTGTGACAAGGAGATCAGAGCAGAACTCAATAAGCACTTTGGCCACCCCTTACACGCCCTTTACAGCCAGGGTGGCCAGGAGAAAGAACCAGGCAGCAAGGCGAACAAGGCTGCAGCCCCGAAGTCCCTTGTGGAGGAGGATGGCTGCTACTCCCAGAAGCTGCCTGGCTCCAGCTACCTGCACCCAGGCTTCCTGCCCTTCCACGAAGAGCTGGAGCTGGGCGAGGGCCGTGAGAGTCGCTTCCTCTACCCGTGGGAGGGCACCCCGCTGGACCTACTTTTTGACTGCCCcccctgctctccctcctgttCCCCACCATCCAGCTGCTCCCCTTCGCGAGGCTCCATCTCCCCaccgtcctccctcctcctttcgCCCAGTAGGCCTTTCTGCTGGACCAGCAGCGGCTCCCGCTCCCGCTCTCGTTCCCACTCCGGCTCCCGCAGCTCCTCCTCGCACTACCGGAGGCGCTCTCTCTCCAGCTCACCTGACAGACGCCCCTCCTCCTG GTCCCGTCACAACACAGACCCAAGCACTTTTCGTTCCAGGACTCACAAGAGCCCCCACCCTCAGTCTCGATCTCCTCTCAGCCGCAGGCCAag GTATGACAGCTACGAGGAGTACCAGCACGAGAGGCTGAAGAGGGAGGAGTACCGCCGGGACTACGAGAAGCGGGAGTTTGAAAGGGccgagcagagagagaggcaaaagcaaaaagcaatA gaggagagacgggTGGTGTACGTGGGGCGACTGAGGTCCGACTGCACCCGGACAGAGTTGAAGCGCCGCTTTGAAGTCTTTGGCGAAATTGAAGAATGTGCAGTGAACTTGAGGGACGATGG GGACAATTTTGGCTTCATCACATACCGCTACACTTGCGACGCCTTCGCCGCCCTTGAGAACGGACACACCTTACGCAGGTCAAACGAGCCTCAGTTCGAGCTGTGCTTTGGCGGGCAAAAGCAGTTCTGCAAATCACATTACACAGACTTGG ACTCCCATTCGGACGACTTTGATCCAGCCTCCACAAAAAGCAAGTATGACTCCATGGATTTTGACAGCTTGCTGAGGGAGGCCCAGCGCAGCCTGAGAAGGTAA
- the ppargc1a gene encoding peroxisome proliferator-activated receptor gamma coactivator 1-alpha isoform X8, with amino-acid sequence MDGYARTEDELFSPCLLNLTWESCYEQCAALVGEDQPLCPDLPELDLSELDVSDLDADSFLGGLKWYSDQSEIISAQYGNEASNLFEIDEENEANLLAVLTETLDSIPVDEDGLPSFEALADGDVTNASDRSCPSSPDGSPRTPEPEEPSLLKKLLLAPANSQLSYNQYTGGKAQNHAASSNHRIRPPPAVVKTESPWNGKARGGSSQQNRPVRRPCTELLKYLTATDDILLHTKASEAKSTWGGAGSRDKSGLGLGASSSSSSPSSSSTSSFSSLSSTTSSTSSTASKKKSAVPSQQQQQQQQQQPPQQHHQRAKPTTLPLPLTPESPNDHKGSPFENKTIERTLSVEIAGTPGLTPPTTPPHKASQENPFKASLKTKLSSCSSSALACKRARLGELGPGALAPASGASGGGPTRKGPEQTELYAQLSKASTALPYSATQHTVGGGLEEHRGTGNNKRAASRGYSDHDYCQASASTKKDGGTATVTMTTAAMKATSGATAASVPTAGKVEDRHVECKDSAMPLSSSSPSSTCSPLSASSGPLAKQQNFTSVDGKAAWVQELGKQTLTQTTQNPEATTDGDQHHLSATSRKLLCDKEIRAELNKHFGHPLHALYSQGGQEKEPGSKANKAAAPKSLVEEDGCYSQKLPGSSYLHPGFLPFHEELELGEGRESRFLYPWEGTPLDLLFDCPPCSPSCSPPSSCSPSRGSISPPSSLLLSPSRPFCWTSSGSRSRSRSHSGSRSSSSHYRRRSLSSSPDRRPSSWSRHNTDPSTFRSRTHKSPHPQSRSPLSRRPRYDSYEEYQHERLKREEYRRDYEKREFERAEQRERQKQKAIEERRVVYVGRLRSDCTRTELKRRFEVFGEIEECAVNLRDDGDNFGFITYRYTCDAFAALENGHTLRRSNEPQFELCFGGQKQFCKSHYTDLDSHSDDFDPASTKSKYDSMDFDSLLREAQRSLRR; translated from the exons ATAGATGAAGAAAATGAGGCCAACTTGCTGGCAGTGCTTACAGAGACCCTGGACAGCATCCCGGTGGATGAGGACGGATTGCCTTCGTTTGAGGCCCTGGCAGATGGGGACGTGACCAATGCCAGTGACCGGAGCTGTCCCTCCTCCCCTGACGGCTCGCCACGCACCCCAGAGCCCGAGGAGCCTTCTCTG CTGAAGAAGCTCCTTCTGGCACCCGCAAACTCCCAGCTCAGCTATAATCAATACACAGGTGGCAAGGCACAGAACCATGCAGCCAGCAGCAACCACCGGATCAGACCACCACCTGCCGTCGTCAAG acGGAGAGCCCCTGGAATGGCAAAGCAAGAGGGGGCTCCAGCCAACAGAACCGCCCGGTGAGGCGGCCTTGCACTGAGCTGCTGAAATACCTGACAGCCACTGATGACATCCTGCTCCACACCAAAGCCAGTGAAGCCAAGAGCACCTGGGGGGGTGCCGGTAGCAGAGACAAGAGTGGCCTGGGTCTTGGcgcgtcttcctcctcctcctcgccgtCCTCGTCATCCACCTCCTcgttctcctccctctcttccacCACGTCTTCCACTTCCTCAACCGCCTccaagaagaagtcagctgtaCCAtctcaacaacagcagcagcagcagcagcagcagccgccgcaGCAGCATCACCAGCGAG CCAAACCAACCACCTTGCCACTTCCTTTGACCCCAGAGTCTCCAAA TGACCACAAGGGATCACCGTTTGAGAACAAAACCATTGAACGCACATTAAGTGTGGAGATTGCTGGAACCCCAG GTCTGACACCACCTACCACGCCCCCACACAAAGCCAGTCAAGAGAATCCTTTCAAAGCATCGCTCAAAACCAAGTTGTCTTCATGTTCCTCCTCAGCCTTGGCATGCAAAAGAGCCAGGCTGGGCGAGTTGGGCCCCGGCGCTCTGGCCCCGGCCTCAGGTGCCTCAGGCGGGGGCCCCACAAGGAAGGGTCCCGAACAGACTGAGCTCTATGCCCAGCTGAGCAAAGCGTCCACCGCCCTCCCTTACTCCGCCACCCAACACACAGTGGGGGGTGGCCTTGAGGAGCATCGCGGCACTGGGAACAATAAGCGGGCGGCATCCCGTGGCTACAGTGACCATGACTATTGCCAGGCATCAGCTAGCACTAAGAAGGATGGCGGCACAGCCACTGTTACCATGACTACAGCAGCGATGAAGGCTACCTCAGGTGCCACTGCTGCTTCCGTGCCTACTGCAGGCAAAGTGGAGGACAGGCATGTCGAATGTAAGGACTCAGCCATGCCACTGTCctcttcatcaccttcatctaCTTGTTCTCCATTATCAGCTTCATCTGGTCCTCTGGCTAAGCAGCAGAATTTCACCTCTGTGGATGGAAAAGCAGCCTGGGTCCAGGAGTTGGGGAAGCAGACCCTTACTCAAACCACCCAGAACCCAGAGGCCACTACTGACGGGGACCAACATCATCTTTCTGCCACCAGCCGAAAGCTCCTGTGTGACAAGGAGATCAGAGCAGAACTCAATAAGCACTTTGGCCACCCCTTACACGCCCTTTACAGCCAGGGTGGCCAGGAGAAAGAACCAGGCAGCAAGGCGAACAAGGCTGCAGCCCCGAAGTCCCTTGTGGAGGAGGATGGCTGCTACTCCCAGAAGCTGCCTGGCTCCAGCTACCTGCACCCAGGCTTCCTGCCCTTCCACGAAGAGCTGGAGCTGGGCGAGGGCCGTGAGAGTCGCTTCCTCTACCCGTGGGAGGGCACCCCGCTGGACCTACTTTTTGACTGCCCcccctgctctccctcctgttCCCCACCATCCAGCTGCTCCCCTTCGCGAGGCTCCATCTCCCCaccgtcctccctcctcctttcgCCCAGTAGGCCTTTCTGCTGGACCAGCAGCGGCTCCCGCTCCCGCTCTCGTTCCCACTCCGGCTCCCGCAGCTCCTCCTCGCACTACCGGAGGCGCTCTCTCTCCAGCTCACCTGACAGACGCCCCTCCTCCTG GTCCCGTCACAACACAGACCCAAGCACTTTTCGTTCCAGGACTCACAAGAGCCCCCACCCTCAGTCTCGATCTCCTCTCAGCCGCAGGCCAag GTATGACAGCTACGAGGAGTACCAGCACGAGAGGCTGAAGAGGGAGGAGTACCGCCGGGACTACGAGAAGCGGGAGTTTGAAAGGGccgagcagagagagaggcaaaagcaaaaagcaatA gaggagagacgggTGGTGTACGTGGGGCGACTGAGGTCCGACTGCACCCGGACAGAGTTGAAGCGCCGCTTTGAAGTCTTTGGCGAAATTGAAGAATGTGCAGTGAACTTGAGGGACGATGG GGACAATTTTGGCTTCATCACATACCGCTACACTTGCGACGCCTTCGCCGCCCTTGAGAACGGACACACCTTACGCAGGTCAAACGAGCCTCAGTTCGAGCTGTGCTTTGGCGGGCAAAAGCAGTTCTGCAAATCACATTACACAGACTTGG ACTCCCATTCGGACGACTTTGATCCAGCCTCCACAAAAAGCAAGTATGACTCCATGGATTTTGACAGCTTGCTGAGGGAGGCCCAGCGCAGCCTGAGAAGGTAA